A portion of the Gigantopelta aegis isolate Gae_Host chromosome 10, Gae_host_genome, whole genome shotgun sequence genome contains these proteins:
- the LOC121383782 gene encoding uncharacterized protein LOC121383782: MAFKQLPWLKAYIEFNTEKRKAAKNDFEKYFFKLMNNSVFGKTIENLRKRVDVKLINNKKRACKLVAKPNFHAFRIFNEDLVADHLLKHRLYLNRPIYVGFAILDVSKILMYNFHYNYIKVKYESKAQLLFTDNDSLCCNIQTKNIYQDMMEERHLFDTSDYDTSHPLYSTTHKKVLGKIKDEMHGIPIHEFVGLKSKMYSLVYQEKSKMMEKKTAKGIKKSLIKNHTRHQHYKQCLFDKEIHMSHMTHTRSYDHQLYNIQLNKLGLSPFDDKRYLLEDGVTSLSYGQWRITQKALQ; encoded by the coding sequence ATGGCCTTCAAACAACTGCCATGGCTGAAAGCTTACATAGAATTCAacacagaaaaaagaaaggctGCCAAAAACGATtttgaaaaatacttttttaaactGATGAACAATTCAGTTTTTGGGAAAACCATAGAAAACTTGAGGAAGAGAGTGGATGTGAAGCTTATTAACAACAAGAAGAGAGCATGCAAATTGGTGGCCAAACCCAACTTCCATGCCTTCCGCATCTTTAATGAAGATTTGGTGGCTGATCACCTGTTAAAACATAGGCTGTATTTGAACAGACCAATCTACGTTGGATTCGCCATTCTAGATGTGTCCAAAATATTGATGTACAACTTCCATTATAACTACATCAAAGTGAAATATGAATCAAAAGCCCAACTCCTCTTCACTGACAACGATTCATTGTGCTGCAAcatccaaacaaaaaacatctacCAAGATATGATGGAAGAACGACACCTATTTGACACCTCTGACTATGACACTAGCCATCCACTTTACAGTACCACACACAAGAAGGTCCTAGGTAAAATTAAAGACGAAATGCATGGCATTCCTATTCACGAATTTGTTGGTCTGAAGTCAAAAATGTATTCTCTTGTCTACCAAGAGAAGAGCAAAATGATGGAGAAGAAAACAGCCAAAGGAATAAAGAAAAGTCTCATTAAAAATCACACTAGGCACCAACACTATAAACAGTGTCTCTTTGATAAGGAGATCCACATGTCTCACATGACACATACCAGGAGCTATGACCACCAACTGTACAACATCCAACTCAACAAACTAGGACTCTCCCCCTTTGATGACAAGAGGTATCTCCTTGAGGATGGTGTTACCAGTCTCAGTTATGGTCAATGGAGAATTACCCAGAAAGCTTTGCAATAA